The following nucleotide sequence is from Lates calcarifer isolate ASB-BC8 unplaced genomic scaffold, TLL_Latcal_v3 scaffold_36_77, whole genome shotgun sequence.
GGTCGTCCAGTCCATTTCCTCCTTGGAGGCTCCGCCcccctcctgcagcagctcgCTCCATCTGTGATGGAGGCTCTGTGCTGCGTTCACAGCTTTCTGTACCTCCCTGTTAACAAACCAACTGTCAGTAAGACGTTCCTGCTGCGAGTCTGATTTTATCTGACGAAGAATAAAAACGAAtttaatgatgaaatgaaaataaatgactgatcTGAAGGTTCAGTAAACTCAAACCTCAGGAAATGAGCTGTGAAAGAGTCAAAGTTTACAACtacaaagaaacagacaaacaaacatggactATCGACTGCAGCGACAGATTCTATTCTAAAATTAGACATGAAGACCTTAAACACAGGCTGAGAGAAACATATCACTGCTCAGGAGTACACATAAAATACTCCTGTGTACTCCTGAGTACCTCTGTGTACTCCTGTACTCTGCAGTAATGAGAGTCACTATCATCAGGGATCACAAAGGTTAACCAGTCTCTGAACCAGGAGGTGTGATTGGTCAGTAGGTTCTGATCTCACCTGTTCCAGAGCAGGTaaagttaccatggtgatgaACCCGGTtaacccagagttaaacctgatgTTAGCTAGTCAGCTAGCTAACCACAGATGCTCCAGGCCTCTGAAGAATAAATATAAACTAAATATTAAACTAATCACTGATTTcctccacagacacaaacaccgAGGTTATGTTCTACTGAGATTCCACTGAGGCTTTAATGAGCTCAAACTCGAGTCTGAAAATAACCTGACTCCTGTTAGCTctgagctaacatgctaacccTCTCTGACAACACCgcctgctaacgttagctcgcTGCTAATCAGTCTATTGCTAAACTACACACTTTACTTATTTCCTGTCTCTGCGGATATATCGATTATTGATCAGCTACCAGCGCTCTCAGGCTAACACTAGCCTTTAGCTCTTTTAGCATTGGCCTGTTTAGCACGGTACTCTGACCCTTTGACGACGAAGAACGGGTCTTCCATAGACAtggctctggttctggttctggttcagtcCCCGCGGAGCCCCATcactgactctctctcctccaggtccCTTTAAACGGATTCTACTTTACTCTACTTTACTctatttattcctgtttttatcttcaTCGGAGCCGCTgctttgtttacatgcagcCGCGGCTTCCGCAGCGGAAATCAACCCGTGGCGTCACACACACGTGGCCCTGAcgtcataaaaataaataaaaataacaaaataatttaatttttatttaaatgaattaaaaaaaacagattcagcTGTTCGGAATTGACATGCTAAGAATAATtaccaataataataacaataataataataataataataataaagttttcTGATGTGATCAGTTTAATATTTACAGATAAACCATAGCTCATGTTTCCATTAAAACTCttcttcagttttaaaattaattaaaattaaaacagtgttgAGGTTTGAAATAAAGTATTTTACCTGACATAATAATTTAATCTTTCAGCCTCTGCAGGGCTGAGATCGGTGgacttcttcttctctgaattATTTGGAGCTGTGGGTTATCTTCCTGTCAGAGGAAACTGGTTTGATGAAGCAGCGTCTGCATGTGATGGAGTCAATCATCTTCCTCCATGTCCAACTAACcctttatattttcatttgttctttgtctttttcatccAAACATCTCAAACTTTCATCttcactcttcctcttttatctgtttctgtttttccctgCCTGAAGCTCAAGATCCTGACATCTGCTCTTCACTCAGACTGTTTTCATCTGATGAGGCTGAAACTTCACGTTTATTCCACATCATcacattaatcaataattaatctGGTCCTGGTCTGAGCAGACTCTggatcagtttttattttgttgtggaTTTTTATCATGAACAAACCGGGGTCAATATTTTTCCAttggaggagaaactgaagttTTAAgaactaaaatataaataaagttagaaACAAACCTGTTAGTTGATGTAGTGACTGAAACCACTTTGTCACCTGACGGCCACCGTAGACTCTCCACattcagagagggaggggggatgGAACAGGTGAGTTGTCACCTCCAGGTGGCTCCAAACCCTCATGCTTTAACATCAGTTTCACTGAAACAGATTctgatcaataaagttttaatgtttttatcaaaTCATCTCAtgttaaattttaaatgaacaaaaaaagattttgactgaaatcaaacacactgattttgtttcttacctttcaactgtttctgtttctggtttaaactgaaataactgaGACATTCAGACGTTTTTGTGCAAACGCGTTGTTCTGCACgggttttactgttttactggtTTTACTGGACAGTTAAATACACTTTGATGAGTTTCAGGCTTCAGATCAGCTAATGAGGCTACAGTCATCCAGCAGAGGCACGAAGAAGAAAAACGCCCACAAAATCCCCCAGAATCCCCCAGTCCATCAGTTCCTGATGCTGCGTCACGTCAGGCTCCGCCCCCTCagatcaacaaacaaacaaacgccTAGTTCGATCAGTCCACAGATCACCTAGTTAACGGTGCATTCAGGTGACTCATTAACGATCAGGTTTTACAGAATGATCCAGGATCAATAACTCAGAGATTAGTTTAATCTGGATTAATGAAGTCTGACTTCACGTCATCTGTTCTGATCAGTGATTGGAACATCAGCTCAGATTGTTGTTGCTGATGTATTTTAGTTGTGTTTAggtgaattttatttttaaaaaatattattctgttttaacTCCGTGTCACGTTCAGTTTTAACgtgttgtgttatttgtttctttttttaatgtacgAAATGACAAATCATAGGAAACAGATCCACGACATCAGGGTGACGAGGAGCACCTGAATGCATCACAGAAGGCCTGACCTGTcactgtgatgtgttcaggggACATGGTGATGCATTCAGGGGACACAGATCACTGCGATGTGTTCAGAGGACATGATGATGTGTTCAGGGGTCACAGGTGACACCTCCCATCAGGAGGCGGGGCCTGAGGTGTGACACAACTGGCGTCATATTGCACAACCAGAACTCACTCCCCAACATCTCTGCAGCGTCGCAGACGATCTGAGGATTATTGATAAGGCATCCGTTCTGACAGGAAGTCCTGATCCACAACAACCCTCCAAAACAAACTTCCTGTTCTAAAAGAGtctttttcttcaaaataaaagcaggtgGAAACAAAAAATCTACACAGTTCAGAGTTTGTGCTTCAATCTGTCAGAGTCAGGGCTGATCAAcacactgatcaataactgatcatcAGGATCAATAAGTTAGATCTGTTTCACTTCCTGCTGATTTAAAGATTTCAGCTCAGGTTAAAGGTTCAGGCTCTGATCTTTAAAAACTCCTGACAGTTTGatccaaacacacaaagtttTTTGGGAGAATTTTAAAATTTGTTGAAGTTTTAttcaacaaatgttttattctgaaagacCAACTTCCTGAAGCCAAAGGAGAAAATAATCGTTTTGTTcgatcaaaaatcaaaaatattcagtttaaatttGTATTGAAGTTCTGCCACATTTTTCTGCTCAGGCCGACAGTGTTGGTCCATCTCTGAAAACCGGCCCCTGTCCGTCTGAGGCTTgatggttcctactgaagacgtTTAAAAACACGTCTCATGGAGTTGGATTTTAATCTGTGATTTCAGATGCTCTCTGCAGGAAACTATTAATCTGTCAGGACTGTTTTTATCGATCAATTAGCTGAGTGAATCAGCTGATTGATCGAtgagttgattgacagaaaattaaatgcAATGATTAACCAGTGAATTAATAATctgagaaaatgaacattttacaaACTGATGAAAATCAGATCAGGCGACGATGTGGAGAAGcaacaatcaattaatcagttgatCGACAGAATCAGAAACGAGTGATAATTaattctttgtctttttttaaacaacaaatcCATTTCTCCATTAATCcactcacacactgcactgAATCTGTTCAGGTTTCTACGGAACTGGACTGAACCGAACTGAACTGGACTGAACTAGATCCAGAATCAGACCTAGTCTCTGGGACCAGTTGAAGCAGTTTCAGACGTTTCATACGATGAGAAAATATTCAGAACTAATAAaaatcacttcctgttctgtTGATGACCTCACACTGATCATGTGACCTCCTGAGGGGTCTCAACCCTCAGGTTTGGAAACACTGACCTAATCATTAATCAGATATTGATCAGATATTGATTTAAATTTGAAACTGTAGGTTGGACCGGTTCAGACCAGATCCTGGTCTGAGCTCAGATCTGGATCAACAGGAAACCCCTCCCTGATCAGCTGACCCCTGATTAATCACTAATCAATCACCCTGATCAGCTGACAGACTGAGGCACGGTGTCAGACAGGTGACAGGAGCAGGAAAACACCTGGACTCTCAGGACGGGGTCTGTGAGGAGGTCTGCTGTGGTCTGCAGTCCCAGTCTGTACCTGGACTCTGTGAGGAGGGGCAGTCAGTCTGTGGGGGCGCTGCAGCCGGGGGCCCCCCCTCAGAGGGCCCCCCCTCCGCCTGCTGCACTCTGATTGGAGGatcagctcctcctgctgtggTTTTAATTTCTACTGAAACAACATTTGGCTCCtcagctcctgctgctgctgctcctcttccacttcctcctccacccatcCAGAACTCAGCCACCACACtgatctctcctcctcctgctgagcCCTGACCTCCGGCTGCACCTCCTCCGCTGACGGCCTGGTGCTGGGTGGAGTCGGAGGGCGGTGGctgggtggaggaggacagagccTCTGTGATGATGGCAGCAGTCTGAGCGACCCAGTTCAGCTCCGacctcacctcacctccacctccagctaatggagaagaggaggaggaggagggctggggGTCGGTCTGAGGCTGGGTGGTGTTGGTGGGTCCAGGTTGTGGGgcaggtcctggtcctggtcctggtcctggtcctgggCCAGGCCCggcagcggcggcagcagcgttgttgttgttgaggttGTCCTGCAAAGCCGTCTGGTTGGCCTGACCCGCCTGCTGGTTCTGAAGCAGCATCTCCTGGATCCGGATCTGCTGCAGGATCGCAGGAAGCTCgtagtggtggaagaagtagaTCATGgagtgctgaggaggaggagaaggaagaggaggttAGTCTGGATCGAGGATCCTCTGATCACagaaaaatgaccaaaccacaaaactaactgtgatgcAGGCAGTGAGTCGCTCTGATCCTACCTgctcaggtgtcaggtgaggTCTACCTGCTCGGAGCTGCATGACCGTCATGACAACAGACACAGCTAAAGTTGAGACTACCAGTGTTAACTTGAGTTAAAACtggctgacagtgtcagcagcccagcaggagagcTAACTGAGCTATGACTAAGATTCTAACTTAGGGTATGctgttagctgctgttagcCGCTGTTAGCTTCCATCAGCTTGTATTATTTCCTGTTAGCTGCTGTTACCTTTTAGCTGCTGTTACCTGTCGTTAGCTGTTAGCTCCTGTTAACTGCTCCATAAATAAACAtagaaacaataataataataataataatgataagcAGACTCTCAGAGCTCCTGCAGTGTTTacaggagaagctgcagcttCAGCCTCAGCCTGTGGAGAACTGATGCTGAGTCTGGCtcaggttctggttcagtcTGATTTCCTCTCCACTCAGACCTCAACACCTGACCTGGTTTCTGTCTCTGGTCTAGATCAGTGCTGAACTGTGGAGCAGTTTGATTCTTCTCTGATTGAAGATCAGAGTTAGAATCAGATCCTCTCAGAGTCTGTAAACGACTTCTGCTGTTTTAACTGCgatcaataaataaactgatCAGCTGTGATCAGGTCTCTGAAACCTCTAACACTAACAgaactcttattttgaaataacaaCATGATGATGAGAAGAGATGAAGTGGTGGTTCTGACCTGGATGAAGAGCCAGGAGGTGACCAGAGCCAGGCTGCTGTACTGACCGTTGAAGCGGTAGTGATAGGCGTAGAAAGCAAAGTGGTACAGATAGAagaacctgaaaacacagaggcacaaagtcagaggtcagaggtcaacctGAAACAACCATCAGATCAATGATTTATAGGATCAAAAGAATTCATGTTTTACTGTATCACCTGCAGAGTTAGAACTGTGATGATTTAACCTGTTAAATATGTGATCAGTGTGTAACTGCTCCGTACAGGAAGATTTGAAGGAACTTCTCGATTAAAGAGACATTTCAAACCTTTTCCTGTCAATCACCTGAACTCTGAGATTTATGGTAAATATTTAGACACAGTCTCACTTCACTTATAGACATGACCTCAAAGATCCACGTCAGACGGACACTGCTCAAcatacatctttaaaaacagttatTGATTATACAAACTGGATGATGAGAGACGTCATCAGAAGATTCAACCGACCTTCCAGTTTCCactttcctgtttctctcagactccaacacagaaacatgtcagCATCTGTTTAGGGTTAAAGTTAGCAGGTTCAACAACCTGACAACCTCAGTACGGTCAAAGACCTGACGCTCTCTGTGGATCACGGAGGTAACGAGAATAAACCTGCTGACTCAGTGaaccagcagagcagcaggttaatgaactgactgactgactgactgactgactgactgactgcagccGCAAAGCCTCTAACGTCTACTTCACATGTTCATTAGGAGCTTTTCAAATGAAGGGCTTtggtttttcaaaataaaggacAGGTACAGACTGTTTTTATTGGGCTGTTGGGAGGATTAATCAAAGGTTCAAAGGGATTGTTTCATTAAGTGCCGTCATTGGTTTAAAGTCAGCCAATGGTGTGAGCCGGTGCTGGTCATGTGACTCACCTCAGCCAGTGGCGTTTGCTGGTGTTGGTGTGGCAGCAGATGGCGTCGTACTGATCGGCCAACCAGACGATGAGGATGATGTAGAACGCCGTGGTCGTGTCGTTGAAGAACTCCGACATGATGGCCTCCATAcctgaggacaggaagtgacatcatgTCAACACAGGTGAGGTCACTGCAGAGTTTACCTGTGAGACTCATAAACAACTAGAACCAGAAAGAATTTATCTCATTAACCTCATCAGCCTCAACCCAGGACTGACCCCAGACCTGCTGGTCCTGAGAGTCCTGATCCAGGACTGGACTGTGTAATCTGTCTGGACTCAGGATCTGGGCTTGTCCTGACTGAGGACTTAATGATCCTGAGCGTGAAAAGACTCAATTTCAGTCTTGTCTGGACTCAGGACTCGTCTGTCTTGATTTAAAGTGAATCCTGAACCCAGACTCAGATCTGGGTTCCTGGGTGTGAGCTTACCGACGAGGGCCAGGATGACGGTGAGCAGAGGGGCTGCTGGGAAGGCGATGGTCATGTTCATCTCCAACATCTGAAGCAGATCCACTGAGGGGGGACAGACAGAAACCAGATCAACACAAAGCTGACCCTCCAGACCAGAGGTCAGATTTCAACAGTCTGATCTGGATCAGAACATCTACATCACTGAGACCAGAAACTGGACTGGAATAAACTCAACTGGACTAGACTGAACTACAGTGGTGTGGTCTGGTTCTGAAGTGGTGTGGTGTAGTGTGGtgtggtctggtctggtctggtctgaactgaactgaactggtCTGGTCTGAACTGGTCTGAACTGGTGTGGTGTTTGCAGTGAGGGTGTGAGGTGTCAGAGGAAACCGACCGATGAAGACGAAGATCTGGTGGTGAGAGTATCTGAGCAGCATGGACACGGACAgagtctgaaacacaaacatcagctcTGAGATAAACAACAATCAGAATAAACTCTGGTTTCCAGTCGACACTGAGTTTCCTGTcggttcaggtccaggtctgaCTCGTTTACTTACGAAGATGACCATGATGACGAAGGCGGCCAGGTACGAGGTTCTGGCCATCCACATGCTGACGAAACGGTAATGTTCTCCAGAAACCACGTTCCTCAGGAACCCTGCACAGAACCACAGAGAGGTCACTGTCAACATCCAACACCAGGTGAACCAGAACCTGGTTCTGTGATCCAGTTCAGAGGGATACGGGTCGTGTTTCTCTACCTTTGTTCTCCTCGTTCTCAGCGAGCGCCTTCACGCTGGACATCAGGATGTCGTCGTAGCCCAGAAACTCATCAAGCAGGAATCGACTGAACCCGTCACCGAAACACTCATCCTTCATCGGatctacagagagagacaggagagacaggtgagagtcAGGTGGCAGAGAAAcaggtgtttcaggtgtgttgGTGTTTCAGGTGTTGcaggtgtttcaggtgtgttgGTGTCTGACCCAGAGTGACAACCATGACGGGGATGTTGAGTCTCTGCCTGGTGCTCTGAGACAGACGCAGGAAGCCGTACTCCAGAGAATACTCCACGATGTACTCCTCCTGaggccacactgaaacacaacacagagctcAGGTCAGAGTTCAGAGGTCAGGTCTGTGTTTAACAAACTTTCACTCACAAACTTCAGAATAAAAACTCTCAGAGACAAAGCTGAACGTTTACTGGCAACAGTTAAATAAATGAGCTGCAGTATAATCATTGATCAGAGAAATTATCAATTATCTGATCAAActgtttcagttgtttctgaagcaaatgaaaaacagatttcagcCTGAAGATCTGCTGAGAATTTATTGATCAAGCAGTTGAGATATTTGAAAATGCTCGTTAACCTGTCACTCATTAACCTGTAACATGTTCTAGATGAGTTCAACTACAGGTCAGTTACAATAAGAAGTAAGTTACAAGAGGtgagggatgaagaggaggtgaaggaggaggagttagaggaggtgagggagggtTTACCTGCTCTGGTCATCATCTCCAGCTCAGACACTGAGTCCTTCAGCGGCTGCATACCTTTAGTCGTCTGGCTGAAGGAGACATCCTGGCTGTCGTtcactcctccacctcctccacctcctgctgctcctgctgctcctcctccaaccAGAGAGGGTTTCAGACGAGGCTCGATGTCCAGCTCaaactgcagaaacagaaaagagaagtgAGAACAGCTCCATCCATCACAGCCCCTCCCTTGACCCTCCACCTGCTGAAGAGAAACTTTGACCACCCAAACCTGAGACTCACCTGCACCGAGCTGTTGTCAAACATGTCCAGagtcatctcctcctcctcctcctcctcctcctgcagcgcTGCCAGACTAagccccacccctcctcctcctcctcctccctcctcagcctccagctcctcctggaggcCCGTGGAGTCGTAGTACTGCAGGAAGACGGGGGCTCGGCTGGAATTCCTCTGGATCTCCACTCGCAGGATCCCATCACGAGGCCAGCGCTCCCTCACCGCCTCCAGACAGTTGATGGGCGAGCGAGAGAAGGCGATGTGGATGTAGGCGAGGATGAAGAGGACGAAGAGCGcctgaggggagaggaggagaggggagggagggggagcagggaggaggaaggaaacatcaataacattttcatcaaactgttcagctgtttactgtttttactCATCACATCACAACATGGTGGCTCAGTCAGTGGCGAGGTCCGCCATTCACTTGCTTCATTCAGGTGTCGTCCACCTGGACACAGCATCTGTTTTCATCCTCTAGAGTAAAGACTCATCAGACTGATGGTATCCAGttaatgcaggacttttattttgaaggccaACATGTGTTATTATTCCAGAGTTTGAAAAACTACAGGTCACATGATGATCTTCTCTGAGCGACGTGTTAGAGtcgagctaaatgctaatgctaacatgaAGAGTTGAGTTATGTGACCAGACAGCTGAGGGAAAACCAAACTTTTACAGTCAAACTTCctatttaaaaagattttttgttcTTATTGATCATTTAAACCCAAACACGCAAGAGTCACTGTTATCTTTAGTTGTCATGGAAACGTTTTCTATAGGTCACAgattcttcttgttcttctcatCAGATTCTTGTTCCGAGGAATGTTTCCTCCAGATGTTTTGTCTCTTCCTCTAACAGCTGATTGGAGCTGAAAGCTGCTCTGATGTAAACTGTGCTGCgtttaatgtctgttttacGCAGCTATGGTTCAGAGTGTTTAAGCCTGGAGCTGTGACCTCCTTTAATCTGATGGAGCAACACTTCtacaccagactccattcaaaATCCTGTCATTTTAATCCTCATTCCTGCAGATTAGACTCACCTGCTTAACTTACAGAacattctgttgttgttgttttctaacaatttgtttatgttgttcaGGTTCAGTCAAAGCTCTTCTTCTGGACAGACCCTCCATTCTGTTACAGTAATCTTTCAATTGCTCTGATCACATCCGATCAGAGTCATAGATCGACCCTGACTCTGCCAACTTGGTCTTTTTTATTAAATCCTACAGAAGGGATATTATTCTGCCTCAGACGTTAAAACGTTTCCAAACGATGACCTTCTTCCTGTTTGAAGTCTCATCACCGTCACTTTAATAACCTTAGAGCTACGGTCTGTCAGACGTCTGGAcgttatcagagaaacaagctaaCAGGTTTCTACAGGACCCTAGTCCAGACTGATCTGGACTCTGCAGACCTGAGGTTTTTACAGGACCCTGGTCTAGACAGATCCGGACTCCGCAGACCTGAGGTTCAGGGACATGAAGACTTTTCTCACCTTGAGCAGGACGAAGAACTCGAAGACTCTCCTGAAGGACG
It contains:
- the tmem259 gene encoding membralin isoform X2, whose protein sequence is MSENQANNNNNVPINNNNNMGPNRIRNPNMNQNPLINVRDRLFHALFFKMAVTYARLFPPSFRRVFEFFVLLKALFVLFILAYIHIAFSRSPINCLEAVRERWPRDGILRVEIQRNSSRAPVFLQYYDSTGLQEELEAEEGGGGGGGVGLSLAALQEEEEEEEEMTLDMFDNSSVQFELDIEPRLKPSLVGGGAAGAAGGGGGGGVNDSQDVSFSQTTKVWPQEEYIVEYSLEYGFLRLSQSTRQRLNIPVMVVTLDPMKDECFGDGFSRFLLDEFLGYDDILMSSVKALAENEENKGFLRNVVSGEHYRFVSMWMARTSYLAAFVIMVIFTLSVSMLLRYSHHQIFVFIVDLLQMLEMNMTIAFPAAPLLTVILALVGMEAIMSEFFNDTTTAFYIILIVWLADQYDAICCHTNTSKRHWLRFFYLYHFAFYAYHYRFNGQYSSLALVTSWLFIQHSMIYFFHHYELPAILQQIRIQEMLLQNQQAGQANQTALQDNLNNNNAAAAAAGPGPGPGPGPGPGPAPQPGPTNTTQPQTDPQPSSSSSSPLAGGGGEVRSELNWVAQTAAIITEALSSSTQPPPSDSTQHQAVSGGGAAGGQGSAGGGEISVVAEFWMGGGGSGRGAAAAGAEEPNVVSVEIKTTAGGADPPIRVQQAEGGPSEGGPPAAAPPQTDCPSSQSPGTDWDCRPQQTSSQTPS
- the tmem259 gene encoding membralin isoform X3; translated protein: MSENQANNNNNVPINNNNNMGPNRIRNPNMNQNPLINVRDRLFHALFFKMAVTYARLFPPSFRRVFEFFVLLKALFVLFILAYIHIAFSRSPINCLEAVRERWPRDGILRVEIQRNSSRAPVFLQYYDSTGLQEELEAEEGGGGGGGVGLSLAALQEEEEEEEEMTLDMFDNSSVQFELDIEPRLKPSLVGGGAAGAAGGGGGGGVNDSQDVSFSQTTKVWPQEEYIVEYSLEYGFLRLSQSTRQRLNIPVMVVTLDPMKDECFGDGFSRFLLDEFLGYDDILMSSVKALAENEENKGFLRNVVSGEHYRFVSMWMARTSYLAAFVIMVIFTLSVSMLLRYSHHQIFVFIVDLLQMLEMNMTIAFPAAPLLTVILALVGMEAIMSEFFNDTTTAFYIILIVWLADQYDAICCHTNTSKRHWLR
- the tmem259 gene encoding membralin isoform X1 — translated: MSENQANNNNNVPINNNNNMGPNRIRNPNMNQNPLINVRDRLFHALFFKMAVTYARLFPPSFRRVFEFFVLLKALFVLFILAYIHIAFSRSPINCLEAVRERWPRDGILRVEIQRNSSRAPVFLQYYDSTGLQEELEAEEGGGGGGGVGLSLAALQEEEEEEEEMTLDMFDNSSVQFELDIEPRLKPSLVGGGAAGAAGGGGGGGVNDSQDVSFSQTTKGMQPLKDSVSELEMMTRAVWPQEEYIVEYSLEYGFLRLSQSTRQRLNIPVMVVTLDPMKDECFGDGFSRFLLDEFLGYDDILMSSVKALAENEENKGFLRNVVSGEHYRFVSMWMARTSYLAAFVIMVIFTLSVSMLLRYSHHQIFVFIVDLLQMLEMNMTIAFPAAPLLTVILALVGMEAIMSEFFNDTTTAFYIILIVWLADQYDAICCHTNTSKRHWLRFFYLYHFAFYAYHYRFNGQYSSLALVTSWLFIQHSMIYFFHHYELPAILQQIRIQEMLLQNQQAGQANQTALQDNLNNNNAAAAAAGPGPGPGPGPGPGPAPQPGPTNTTQPQTDPQPSSSSSSPLAGGGGEVRSELNWVAQTAAIITEALSSSTQPPPSDSTQHQAVSGGGAAGGQGSAGGGEISVVAEFWMGGGGSGRGAAAAGAEEPNVVSVEIKTTAGGADPPIRVQQAEGGPSEGGPPAAAPPQTDCPSSQSPGTDWDCRPQQTSSQTPS